The Limanda limanda chromosome 21, fLimLim1.1, whole genome shotgun sequence genome contains the following window.
GTCTCATGGAGCAGGAACTACAGCAAAAACGACTTGACGGATTATCAGGAAGTTTGGAGAcagggtcaggaaagaacccttTAAAGATTGATGCGGCTCTGGATCCGGATCTGTAGAGTTAAATAGATTTAAATATGTCTGGGCCCATCAGCTACTGACGTTTCTGTTTTAACCAAAACTTTATACTTCATATCTCGATTAAACCAGTGGTACTCAGTATTATTTAGTCCATCAGAAGGTTGCGacacccattccaacagcacatccatgaatggttAGAATTACTCTgactctatgttacatgtaggtgttcatatcctattggatagttaagcctaaagtatgaaaacataaatcacattgtgtcctaacgtcttgccactggtgaaataaacaaaagagttgaagttgctgtctctctgtctggggcatctgagttagatatgaaagtccctcaacATAGACACTACACTGTACTGTTGGATGggcctttatctataacctgaccttggtaCTGCTTAGAGGgggaagggagtatctgtggaattagacagACACTATTCTCCTGTATGGATataatacacaatatatatagtggcacatacagtaatgtgtgaggatggtcaatcCTCATCCCTCATGAAATAGTAGTGTCTAGTGTGGGTGTGTTGTCAGGAGTTGTTAGCTGAAACATTTCTCCTCTGAACTACTTGTGTCATTCAAAtagttttctaatcatccaGACAGTTTTTTCTTCTCTACACCATCAATCCCCTCGTTactccctcacctcctcactgccTTGATATTTATTTAGTGACCCAACAGAGAGAGGCTGCTACAACAGTAAAAAGCTGCCTAGAGTTCTGAATCAGTGGCAATTTATATCAGTCACAGGGCCCATTTGTATAACGACTGACAATACTTCTGCACTAGGACTTAAACGTGGGTTTGATGCAGAGATTCGACTAGTAATGGAGTATTTGTACAGAAAAATACTCCATTACAGTAGAAAATCTGCGATTGCTACATCTTGTTTTTGTAGCATTTTAAATGAAGATCAATGCGATCCCCATGTCATCAAACATCTCTCCTTTTCATTGGTCCTGTTATGTTctttcactcattatcttctcaacACTCTGCCGACAGAGGGGTGGGCTTGAAGGGTTTGAGTccccaaaacacaacacaatcgAAGTCAATGGTGATCTAGActtaaaaacaacagacaaaacataaaatgccaCCATACTGCTCGTgcggtgtcatccaagtgtccgctaCCAGCCGCCTTTCAAATTCAACTtgaaacaaggtaatttacaccaagtttaAGTATAAACGCCCTCAGGAAGTGGTAGTGCTGCTTGTATTGGATTCTGTtctaacactgtttacccctgaaacacCAAAAATGgttctgtggactcaaacacttcccccaTCCCTCCAGTGGTGGGAAGACAATGAGTGAATTCTCATTTTAAACACTGTCTTCAACACTGTCGGCTCCCGAGCGTCATCGTCACAACATTCATTTACTGCGGTTGTCATGGCAGCAGCTGCATCATCCCACACATTCTTACGTCAAACCCGCCTCCCTGATAGTTTTGATGTTGCTTTCGGTGAGGATTAAAGCCGCTGCACGCGAACATGAAAGTCACCACAAACTGTGACGCCAATCAGGCTCAGCGGCGCTCTTCTTTATCACGGTGAACACAACAGAAGTTCATGCAAAATACTCATGTGGGACAGTTACGGAAATATCTGATTCTGTGTAACTCTATCTGGGACCTGTCGGGTGTTGTCATCTTTTTATGCTGACTTCATGTTGTAACGTTGTTTTGCagaggtttgtttttcagcttgATGTCACAACACTCGCTACTTCATTCATGACCTTGGGGGGAATCAGCTCCTTCTTATCCCAGCAAAGAATGTGAAACCCACAGACACTATTAAAGCAGCACTGACTTCACTCCTAGCTGTGTCACGGCCTCGGGGGTCTTCATCGTGTGCTCAGCTTTAATTGTTCAGGtgccacagagagaggagcagctttTCTATCGTGTTTCAGTGAAGTTAGACCTTTTCTCCCGGAGCGCAACTGCCGCCGACCGCCGACCTCTTTCTCACAGGCTTGTTCGTTTATTCTTTTAAGTCGCACACGTCCGCTGAGGCAGAAACAATGCAGCGGAAGCACTCTTCGAAAACACACATCCTGCCCTTCGCACACCGCCCGGCCCGCTCATGCACCCAGAGTCGCTGAGTGATCCTCTCTGGTGCAGTTAGGTTGCATCAGCGGTCTGGCCCCAGAGGAATTTCCCAGTTTCATTTTATAAGAAGAAGACAGCCACAGAGTTCCTTGTGTGTCCCGCTGCAGGTCACAGCTACAGTAACTGACTGCAGCTGGTGCAAGTCAACAGATCGCGGTTTATAGTATTTaagcattttcattttattgcagTGGGGATTGTGGTTGCTCTCTGAAACTTTTGCATCAAATGTTGTGTCCAAATATTACCCCAGATCGTAATATTTCATTTGCTAAGGACAGTGTTGAAAATTGCCTAAatcaagaaaatgttttgaGTCATAAACCCTCCAGGGCCAAGGCTTGTTTCCCAGTAAAAATGTCTTGGGGATTATGAAGTGTCAAGATTGTTTAtgtctgttctgtgtgtgtgtgtgcaggtcagTGTGGCAGGTCCGAGTTTTGGAACTCAGATTTGGATATGTGTGTGCAGTGCGCGTCGTGCAAGCAGTACCCCAAGACCCCGTCGTGCAACACATGTAAGAAACCCGCTACGCCAAGACTGGTTCACACATTGGTTCCCTTTCTGCCAGTGTTGCAGGCTAAGCTGTGTTTGCTCTATCCCCAGGTATACCTGCGGAGGTCACACCGGATGTGTGGAAACTTGCGGCCATCACCAGTTTCTCGGTGCTTGCCGTCGTCCTGGTCGGCGCTGCCTTGATTATCGGGGTCATGGTGCATCGACGCAAGTCCCACAAACGGCCTCTACGTGGTGAGATCCCCAGCACGTGAAATGTGATGTTTAGCTTTTAAGACATCATTGTTTGAcattgttgaaaatgtgtttttaatccaAAACCCATGTTCCCGTACTGCGATGTTGTAATCCATCGCTGTTCAATAAAACTCTGCAGTGACAAGAAATCTGAAATGTACTCTTGTGCAAGTCCAGAACAGCCCTAACAAGCCACCAATAAcatcttaaaatcaattctcAAATTCATCCGGAGTCAAGACAGTAAAGTTTCTTTTACAGCATCAGGAAATAACATATAAGTTAGTATTGAAAGATCCTTTTAGAAGTTGTTTACAGTGCGCTCCCTGGAAAAGAAACTGCTGTATCAGAGATTTTAATGTAAATACATCTGTGAAGACATTAAaccctaacatggaggagatatTAGTGAAAAAGATTCTCTCTGGGGTTAAGTTACCTAAAATCTCTGAAATATTTTGggatatttatttggatctgcaccaaattgtacagtCATAAACATCTGTCCCCTAAATATGAGTGATTTTTTCATCATTATCAAATGGTGAAAAAGCTGGAAACAACCTATCTTGCACTgaaaaaacattcctggatctgcattCTGATTTGAATCCGCACCAAAGTTTTATGtcttcttccctgactcatatCATATCCCTCCACccagtttttgcgtaatcctgctaaagaCAATAGCTGGCAGAGGTGAATTTCACACATTTGTGGTATGAGTTTCTATGATGCCTTTTGCAGCTGCatcacaaaccaaaacaaatgtCAGAGAACATTACTCTTACTGGGTTTCTATTCATGCTTAGAAACGAgttgtatatttaaaaacacaatacataGTGGGAAATGTTCACgtgtttcttctttattttgtattacagAACCCATTGAAGAAACTGCGGGGCCACTTTATCAAGCTTAAACATTTCAGTGAGtatgattttcattttcactaAGACTAGTTGCTCCTGAACATCTTTTAGAGACCAGCAAGTAAAGATATGAAGTTTAAAACCTGAAAACAGTTTGATGACTATACAGTTGTTCATAATGTGAGAGCGAGTGATCAAGAGCGTGCAGGATTTTCTTGTGTTCTTTAACAATCGAGTTGGGATAAAAATGCTTTGGTCTCAAGAGTCGCTGAACCACACCGGCATGATCAACCATGGCTGGTTCAGGACGCCATCAGCATAAACTCAGAGCCACATGCAGCGCTGCTTTCAATTTCAGTCAAACGTGCTGTCGTGAGACTCTATGCtaagttttgttttgtgctcAGAGGCCAAGTAGAAACAGagatatgattttattttacgCATGAGTGAAAGTATGCAAAATGAGGATGGTGCAAGCATTGCGTTAAACTAAATATTCTTTGTTATATTGAAAAAACATGGCATCAGCCCAGGGCTCCTACGGGTTGATTTAATTGAGTAAAttcatcaaaataaatgttatttaattgAGTAACTTCTCTGAAATAGATTAAAGTAAccttatttaaataaatcaattaaataaatgaaatgtagtTAACTTCAGAAACATCTTGCTACCAGATATCTGTCCACATTGGTCAAACCTCAATTGTAACATAGAGTTGATAATAAATGTGACTGTAACTTCAATTGCGTACATGTGGGTAAAATGATTGTCCTGCCCTCCTCAGCCTCATCTTCCTCTGGAAACAGATGTGACGGAACCGAGCAGCGACCAGCACACAGCTGGACGCAGGAACCTCTGGACCACGAAGCGAATACTCTGAACGCAGAGTATCTTCTGACGAGAATCGGaccagtttttatttattagacGGTTGAAGGGATCACTCAGTCCCCTAGCAACCACAGGACTTAACAATGAGCAACTCTCACACCGTAACATTATATTAGAGTGGTATCATTTTCAGACCACGTGTGCCTCTATATTCAATGTAAATGAGATCATGATCCAGAATATCCTTTGTGGGTTTAAACTTTATATAGATATTTGATTCAGCATCAGGACTAACCTACAAACCCACGCTCCTGTTTAGTGTTGTGCTGTTCTCCAGCAGGAATTCAATGAATGTAACACAGCTTGTGCCTTCTGCTGGGCTGCAGTCCCATCCCCTGCTCTTCTGCAGGGTGACAAGGGGTCTCCCTGCTGGTTATCTACCACAACAGCCTCTTCAAGATAATCCATATGTGAGCAAGACAAACTGTTTGGCACATTAAGGCCATTTGAATGTAGCTATATGTAGGTGAAATGTATTCTAGCCTTTGTCCCTGACTGCACCTCCAGCTGTCCTACGTCCCTTTAGACCAACACAGGCCCTTTACTGCAggtcaaaatatgttttatttttttcagttttaaggTTTTTCAGCTGACTTTTTATATTCTCTTACTATTCCATCCCCAGAATTCACGTTACCGTCCCAGCGTTAGCAGCACAGGATGCTTGAAACACTAGAAACACACAATGCCAGCCTACTAACAAGAGCAAAGCATGTACTGAACTGAAGAGAGCGACACCCACAGTGTTTCACGGCGAAAGTTACACAATCACAACTAACTCGGACTTGTGGATTGATGATCCTCAACAACAACGATAAAAGGCGATGCATCATGTCGAGATGTCAGTAATTTTGTGGCCACTGAAACCAGTGAAAAACATGGTGGGGCAGGATTGttgttttccactttttctcaaagtgtttttattgttgtttttttttcatcttccgACCATCTTGCTGTATGTGGTCACTGACAATGTTTCAGGTCTGCTTTTTGGATCTGTCTGCTTGTGGGTGAAACGCTTGCCCTGTGGCAGCGACATTAGGGAATCCCTTCAAATACAGATCCGTccacatttctatttttgtgtttagattgtttatattatttatttgtaagtGTCTCGCAGTGTAGCATTGTTTCAAACTGCGAGGGACAAGCACATGTGTAAAGGGACTCCAGTgaagatttttcttttaaatttctACTCGGCCAGCCAGCGATGTTACTGAGCAATAACTAACACTTCCTGCTTATTCCTCATGCTTCCTGTCtaactgtatatactgtacatgcactGGCTTCTTTTACTTAACGCAATCCTATAAACCGCTTTGTGTACCTAAagtattttcacaataaaactgaCAATTTAATAATCCCAGGTGTATTCATGACTTCATCAGTTGGACGAATATGGACAAGAcgcaaacacatttttgtttttccaagtcTTTTAATTCATGTCAACTAGTTTTATCAATAATTTGCTCATATCCTAAACTACGCTCTAACAAATAAGTAAAAATCTACGCTTCTGAGTGACAAAAtagttatataaatatgaattaaatacTGAGCAGACATTTGCGAGCACTGAAAACGCATTCAATCAGACCGTGTggtatatgtttttttttattacacaaTAACTAATCTAGTAGTTTTCTCCCGCTGAACAAAATCTTGCATTGAATGTACACAGATCCAGCCGACAGTTTTGTTCTAATATTTACAGAGCTCTGAGATTAACGCACACGCCACAAATACCAGGCTGTGATTGTGATCAATGACAGAGGAGTGAATGTGTTAAGTGCCACAGGGAATTAGAACGTGAACCTCgtacaaaaataaagtcagtTTACAGTTTTAACTGAAATGCGTGTCCGTCGTTTTACATGTAGGCTACCATGGCATATGACGATGTCAGTTAATACAGATGAGATTTTAAATTATGTAACAAAGACGGCAGATGGGAAGTtatcgtgtttttttttccaaggcTTGTGTCAGAATACCGACTCCAATGGAGACAAATGAGATGAACTCAGTCTGTGCACTGAAACAATTTCAGCATATTGCTTAAATATTACGACCCGCAGAAT
Protein-coding sequences here:
- the si:rp71-1c10.7 gene encoding tumor necrosis factor receptor superfamily member 12A is translated as MAPQALRALCGLILAAAANLHVATAQKSQCGRSEFWNSDLDMCVQCASCKQYPKTPSCNTCIPAEVTPDVWKLAAITSFSVLAVVLVGAALIIGVMVHRRKSHKRPLREPIEETAGPLYQA